The following proteins are co-located in the Scomber scombrus chromosome 2, fScoSco1.1, whole genome shotgun sequence genome:
- the rgl3a gene encoding ral guanine nucleotide dissociation stimulator-like 1 produces the protein MRTILPMCGGGDGGESRSLRSKVGRMKRLLWLRQSHCVDIHTDTEPGVWLRSFQLLDTDGQSEDPVQEWGEEEEDGAVFGITLRREPVLPGSDTTELPTTFSCIQYHTVKVRRLKAATLERLVTHLLDPEHQEPDYLPVFLSTYRAFTSTSTLIELLFQRDDFIANLDNTVCPRSTLPPVIRLWLEEYSEDFHESPQYHDLRLLCVHLRHRLCFRRLAQTAENLLKRLQEQDCNRSASEHNSESLQQDCKDEEEEGEMSSKEEDGHNVMGFPAREVAEQLTRLDAELFVKLVPFHCLGCVWSQRDKKGNQNLAPTVRATISQFNAVTNRVITSLLCPSTPSPSTSSPNSSPNSSSTFLYPSTAPNSPRPSRASRTYRERIIERWIAIAQECKELKNFSSLWAILSALQSNAVYRLKKTWAAVSRESMATFDHLCETFPDENCVLTNREILAEDGSQTDGIATTSPKSPRLCPVSKQMSLNSGVVPYLGTYLTALTMLDTALTDTVEGGLINFEKRRREYDVLSQILQLQASCSHYNLPVNPQITTWLQAHTLLTDQESYELSRELEPPIDPCPSSPNTWSSRLLTKKLASLRTASDSSLRKTHADQISVSSSGSSGSDMEDLSVPQPSPLRLKLKTLSGSLHNVAEDFSIAMSTSSPSLSSSSCSSSHPDLSSASLGLSPDSSSSSCCAQPALPVYNKQVADSCIIRVSVESDSNGNVYKSILLTSQDHTPQVIQRALEKHNMEDVSCHDFNLYQMFSNGKELQIPDKANVFYAMCTTANYDFVLRQRWKNHSRHLGSCSSPGAQPKSRHVK, from the exons GACCCGGTGCAGGagtggggggaggaggaggaggacggagcCGTGTTTGGCATCACCCTGCGCAGAGAGCCTGTTCTGCCGGGCTCCGATACGACAGAGCTCCCCACAACCTTCAGCTGCATCCAGTACCACACGGTGAAGGTGCGCAGGTTAAAGGCTGCCACTCTTGAGCGTCTGGTCACCCACCTGCTGGACCCCGAGCACCAGGAGCCCGACTACCTCCCTGTGTTCCTTTCCACTTACAGGGCTTTCACCTCCACCAGCACCCTCATTGAGCTGCTGTTTCAGAG AGATGACTTCATTGCCAATCTGGATAACACCGTCTGCCCACGCAG TACCTTACCCCCGGTCATCCGGTTGTGGTTGGAGGAGTACAGCGAAGACTTCCATGAGTCCCCTCAGTATCACGACCTCCGCCTGTTGTGTGTCCACTTGCGGCATCGCCTCTGCTTCAGGCGCTTGGCTCAAACCGCAGAAAACCTGCTCAAGAGGCTCCAGGAACAAG ATTGCAACCGTTCTGCATCAGAGCACAACAGTGAATCATTGCAGCAGGACTgcaaagatgaagaggaagaaggagagatgTCTTCTAAGGAGGAAGACGGACACAACGTCATGGGCTTCCCAGCGAGAGAAGTGGCGGAGCAGTTGACCAGATTGGATGCT GAGCTGTTTGTCAAATTGGTGCCATTCCACTGCTTGGGCTGCGTCTGGTCGCAGCGTGACAAGAAGGGGAACCAAAACCTGGCGCCAACAGTCCGTGCCACCATCTCCCAGTTCAATGCTGTCACCAATCGTGTCATCACTTCACTCCTCTGCCCATCCACCCCCAGCCCTTCCACTTCCTCTCCGAACTCATCACCCAACTCCTCCTCTACCTTCCTATATCCCTCCACTGCCCCAAACTCACCTCGTCCCTCACGTGCGAGCCGCACCTACAGAGAACGCATAATCGAGAGGTGGATTGCTATTGCACAG GAATGCAAAGAGCTAAAGAATTTCTCCTCCTTGTGGGCCATCCTGTCAGCTCTGCAGTCCAACGCAGTGTATCGCCTAAAGAAGACCTGGGCTGCTGTCAGCAG gGAAAGCATGGCCACCTTTGACCACCTGTGTGAGACTTTTCCTGATGAGAACTGTGTGTTAACAAACAGAGAGATCCTTGCAGAG GATGGGAGTCAGACAGACGGCATCGCCACCACAAGCCCTAAGTCACCTCGTCTCTGCCCTGTGTCCAAACAGATG AGCCTGAACAGTGGTGTTGTACCTTACCTGGGCACTTACCTGACAGCCCTCACCATGCTGGATACAGCACTCACTGACACTGTTGAA GGCGGGCTTATCAACTTTGAGAAGCGTAGACGG GAGTATGATGTTCTGTCTCAGATTCTGCAGCTTCAGGCTTCCTGTTCCCACTACAATCTCCCAGTCAACCCTCAAATCACTACCTGGCTGCAGGCGCACACTCTTCTCACAGACCAGGAGAG CTATGAGCTGTCTCGTGAACTAGAGCCTCCAATTGACCCCTGTCCTAGCTCTCCTAACACATGGAGCAGTCGTCTACTCACCAAGAAGCTCGCCTC GTTGCGGACAGCCAGTGACAGCTCCCTCAGGAAGACTCACGCTGACCAGATCAGTGTGTCGTCTTCTGGTTCCAGCGGTTCAGACATGGAGGATCTCTCTGTCCCTCAGCCCTCTCCGCTCAGACTCAAACTGAAG ACTCTCTCGGGCTCTCTCCACAACGTAGCAGAGGACTTCTCCATCGCCATGTCCACCTCCTCTCCGAGTCtttccagctcctcctgcagctcctctcatCCGGACCTCAGCTCCGCCTCCCTGGGACTGAGCCCTGACTCATCATCCTCTAGCTGCTGCGCTCAGCCCGCCCTGCCTGTCTACAACAAACAAGTCGCTGACTCGTGTATCATCAGGGTCAGTGTGGAGAGTGACAGCAATGGAAACGTCTACAAAAGCATATTG CTGACCAGTCAGGATCACACGCCTCAGGTGATTCAGAGGGCTctggaaaaacacaatatgGAGGACGTCAGCTGCCATGATTTCAACCTCTACCAGATGTTCAGCAATGGAAAAG AGCTACAGATCCCCGACAAAGCCAACGTATTTTACGCCATGTGCACTACGGCCAATTACGACTTTGTCTTGCGCCAGCGCTGGAAGAACCACAGCCGACATCTCGGCTCCTGCTCCAGCCCTGGGGCTCAACCCAAGAGCCGCCACGTCAAATGA
- the nfil3-5 gene encoding nuclear factor, interleukin 3 regulated, member 5, whose product MESLSIHLPSTSNKNAMEVDSFSPYSGSIPSPSDGGARVSRQSKGSKSSVSSRRKREFISDEKKDDSYWEKRRKNNEAAKRSREKRRLNDMVLENRVMALNEENVRLKTELLQLKLRFGLISTASYMEKSQQISNSAASCNTSSSGSCTNGTPNSNAYLSSSGYSSASQVMLNSDSSEAEQSSRGENHSTLHKYSPRGSVSDMSDGSSRDSPEPMGYSIKKEPSSMEMSRLESNEVNHGNHTALAPHHQQSSSLVDSAMDYQHHQQQCHMEASSPPPQATSAQRSVILYRSSSGCYPMESQRQEDQQSHQSRPQQHGQHTSKFSDCSVTIREVAEKLERTKTVDSPQYEYSNDHDDSADELQQRYNLNAQQQRESHHGLYGYQSQEGSQHHPESRQNPFAPDLIHSTEEGKSSYPQHNGYLNTLDEEPPVLTYEGGPRADGFYQENSSGKDTSSSDGDPRSSDKEGSTDDESPSSSSSDISSYHQKAVGAAGLNSECQAEVKGTALPHKLRLKYRAFSNGAAKAQVEALVSMSMSPSPNLPQHPYLALPSNPHSGQTNGESKEAENETVFADEVMPQLNEQSEAKKGSSSGKGGRNKRRD is encoded by the coding sequence atggaaagtttAAGTATACATTTACCATCCACCAGCAACAAAAACGCAATGGAAGTGGACAGTTTTTCTCCCTACAGCGGGAGCATCCCATCCCCCTCTGATGGTGGAGCGCGGGTCAGCCGCCAGTCTAAAGGTTCCAAGTCCTCTGTGTCGTCCCGTCGCAAGCGGGAGTTCATCTCTGATGAGAAAAAAGATGATTCTTACTGGGAGAAACGGCGTAAGAACAACGAAGCGGCCAAGCGCTCAAGGGAAAAGCGTCGCCTCAATGACATGGTGCTAGAGAACCGGGTCATGGCACTGAATGAGGAGAACGTTCGTCTAAAAACGGAACTCCTTCAGCTCAAGTTGCGCTTTGGTCTCATCAGCACAGCCTCCTATATGGAGAAAAGTCAGCAGATATCCAACAGTGCTGCAAGTTGTAACACTAGTAGCAGTGGGAGCTGCACCAACGGCACTCCCAACAGTAACGCCTACCTCTCAAGCAGCGGCTACTCCAGTGCATCTCAGGTGATGCTGAATTCTGACTCATCTGAAGCTGAACAGTCGAGCCGTGGCGAGAACCACAGTACGCTCCACAAGTACTCCCCGAGAGGGTCTGTCTCTGACATGTCTGACGGTTCCTCCAGAGACAGCCCTGAACCCATGGGCTACAGCATAAAGAAGGAGCCCTCAAGTATGGAGATGTCCAGACTGGAAAGCAATGAGGttaaccatggcaaccacacTGCGCTGGCTCCTCATCACCAGCAGAGCTCCTCTTTGGTTGACAGTGCCATGGACTACCAGCACCACCAACAGCAGTGCCACATGGAGGCATCCAGCCCGCCTCCTCAGGCCACCTCTGCACAGAGGAGCGTGATCTTGTACCGCTCCAGCAGCGGCTGTTACCCCATGGAGAGCCAGAGGCAAGAGGACCAGCAGTCTCATCAGAGCAGACCGCAACAGCATGGCCAGCACACCTCCAAGTTCTCTGACTGCTCAGTGACCATCAGAGAGGTCGCTGAGAAGCTAGAGAGGACGAAGACTGTGGACTCGCCGCAGTATGAATACAGCAATGATCATGATGATTCGGCAGATGAGCTACAACAAAGGTACAATCTCAACGCCCAACAGCAACGTGAGAGCCATCATGGGCTCTACGGCTACCAGAGTCAGGAGGGCAGTCAGCATCACCCTGAAAGCCGCCAGAACCCCTTCGCCCCTGATCTTATCCACAGCACTGAGGAGGGCAAGTCCTCCTACCCACAGCACAACGGCTACCTCAACACACTGGACGAAGAGCCCCCAGTACTCACCTACGAGGGAGGCCCCCGGGCTGACGGTTTCTACCAGGAGAATTCCTCTGGTAAAGACACCTCCTCCAGCGATGGAGACCCCCGTAGCTCTGACAAGGAGGGCTCCACAGATGACGAGTctccctcctcgtcctcctcagACATCAGCAGTTACCACCAGAAGGCGGTGGGGGCTGCCGGTTTGAACAGTGAGTGCCAAGCTGAGGTCAAAGGCACTGCCCTGCCCCACAAGCTCCGACTCAAGTACAGAGCTTTTTCCAACGGGGCAGCAAAAGCACAGGTGGAGGCACTGGTCAGCATGTCCATGTCCCCCTCCCCCAACTTGCCCCAGCACCCTTACTTGGCTCTCCCCAGCAACCCTCATAGCGGCCAGACCAATGGGGAAAGCAAAGAGGCAGAGAATGAGACTGTGTTTGCAGATGAGGTCATGCCTCAGTTGAATGAACAGTCAGAGGCGAAAAAGGGATCCAGCAGCGGGAAGGGTGGACGCAACAAGAGGCGAGATTAA